The genomic segment cccaccctacccccactgcAAGGGGACTTCAGGAAACTGTCATCACTAGGTGGCAGCAGTGGCTCAGTTAACCCAGTGGGATGTGCCCTCCTCTGTAGTCGGAGGTGCCGGCTGCTTTGGTGAGCTGAGTCAGAAGACAGGCAGTTCCTTTGCtgctttttaatctttaaattttcttacaAAAATTTCAATGTTTGCTGATACAGTcttattttggtttcattttgaaTGCTTTGTGTCAGTTTTcttcattaagtcccaaagagcAGGCACTGAAGAGCAGTTCCCCGCTGCTGCTGGCACTCAGGCCCCGAGGTTACTTGAGGTTCTAGGCAGATGCAGATGCAACAGCCAGAGTGGCCCCAGCCACAGGCAGCTCAGGAGGAGTACACAGCAGAGGGAAGATGTCCTAGGAATCCAAGGACAGGGGCTGGGGGCAAGCACAGCTTGTCCCCCAAGTTGTCTGCCTCCTAAACGTCCCTGCCTGGACTCTCCTGGAGCAGCCCTCACTGCGGTCAGCCTGCATGCATGGTAGTACTCCAGCCACCCTTAGCCACGTTCTTTTCcaaatccccctccccccaactgtCCCATTGCCTGCTCCAAGACCTCCACTCCAGGCTCTATTTGCTCTTCTGTGGCACTGTGTGTGGGGACTCCCACCCCTCTCTTTTCCCACTACACAGCACCATGTCAGTAAACAGCTAACTCAGGCCTGGAGAGTTAGATCAGgagagtggaggagaggggagggtaaGACAGAAGGGATATTCAGAAAGTCAGGCCCTGGCTTGGGACAGGAGGCTTGGCCAACCCGCCACACAGGGGTGGGACTCCCGGCTCCAGGATTGGCTCTGCTCAAGATGGCCCTTCCAACTATTGCGATGTGATCCCTAAGAACAAACAGCTGGGCCAGGGCCCTgcaaaagaagacaaagacagaTGCTGTAGCTGGGAGCCCAGAGAGTCAACAAAGCCAGCAAAACGTAGCAGGGTGACTTGGGAGCCTCCACACAGGGCAGCTGCCTGCAGAGACCACACAGAAGCAGTGGCTGTGGATTGAAGGGTGGGCCATGCCAAGAGCCTTGACAATAGGGCCAGGCCTGTTTAACTGGTCTTCAAAGGGTCCTGTGATAGGAGTATTTGAGGAAATAGAGGGCATGTCTCCCCAGGACCCTGATCTCTGGGGGCAGGAAGGGCAGGAACAGGCCTGTGAGCTCTGGGAGAGTCTTCCTGGGTCCTACCAGGGCTCACACAGGAAGCTCAGACAAACAGCAAGCAGAAATAGACAAGAAGCCCCAATCCACAGATGGGAAAACCAACCAAATGAAGGAACATACCAGGCATGCAAGCTAGACCCAGGAGTCAACAGGCTGAGGCTTAGCATCCCCCACGGCGTCCACCAGCCTGACCGAAGGCCTGCTGGGCCCAGGCGGAGGGGCCTTCCTGCCAGGGTCGGGCTGCAGCGCATGGCAAGTAGGCAGACAGGAgttagaagcaggaaaaaaagcaggTTAACTGCAACTAAGGGCAGATTAGGCTGGTCGATGTGGACAAGGAAGGGGTACGATCTAAGGTGGGCCTGCCAGGCAGTACAGGGGAGTGACACTCTGGAACTAGTGTGGCTCGCACTCCGTATGGGTGGCACATGGATATACCAGAGGCTGGTACATGATGCCAGGATACTGGCACAAAGTAGGTGGCAGATGCTTTCCCTTTCAGGGGACCATGGTGGATACCCTGCCCCCACACACATAAGAGAAAGGTACAGATCCACTTGCTCAGACTCTGGTTCTATGCAGCCAGTGCCCTGTCCATTCCTTTGCGCAGGTGTCTGCACTGAACCCTCAGTACCACAGTCCACTGATGTGTGGGCTACTTTCTGGGTCTAGCAAGTGAGTGCCACTCCAGCCACGTTCCAGAGCCCTGATCAAACTTAGCACTACATGGCTGTTCTCTTGCCAAGCCCTAAACATAAAGCCTCCCTGGGTACTTGCTCACTGTCACTCACTTTCAACAGTTCCTTCTCTGAGGTCTCCCCTGTGGAGTCACTGCCTAGTGTCCTCCGTTCCCTCCGGTCAACTGTGGCATACCCATCTGTAGAGTGGAACAGAGCAGGGAATGACGGAGCCCTCCTGGGGAAGGCACCACAGGGACAGATGATCTTTCAGTCCAGATCAGAAAGTCCTGGGACAGGGGACTTTGGATCTCAGTGCCAGATCCAACCTGCCCTGAGGCCTCCACACCACCTCTCCAcatagaaaatgacattttaccATTTTATCTTCCCAGTCTTCTTCcctgcacacatgcacttacCTGGACCAAGTGTATCCATGAGGATCACATCTCGGGGGGCTGACTTCTCCCCATCTGCAAGGCATGAGCAGTGTCTATCTGTGAGCAGTGGGCAGGCACAGGGAGGGCAGTGCAGACAAGCTTGCCACAGGACAGTCCTCAGTGACTCTAACGCTTAGCACTCCTTTCCagtctctgcctgctgccaccaccCTGGCTTCCTGGGCAGCCACAGAAGACGAGTTCCCAGGAGGCTGACTGCATGAAAAGCCTCAAGCACTGAGCCGTCTTAACAGGACAGCCCTGTCTCCCCAACCCCACCAGCCTTGTGCATTCGCAGAGGGGAGCTACTCCCAAGCTTTAGGGCTAAGCTCCATGTCCCCGTCCCCAGCTTGTGCTCACCAGGGTTCTTGTCCACCAGTGGCAGTGTGCTGTCATCAAAGCCCCCAGGACTTGGTGTTCCTTTGTGTCCTCTGGCAGTGCTAGCAGACTAAGGAGgcacaaaatacaaataagaggTAAGGCCCTTGACACTCCTGCTTGGAGCAGACCTGGCAAAGTGAGAGAGAAGGCGGGGCAGGTGCACCTGGAAGCGTGTCTTGTTCCAGCCATCCCTCTGTAGGGCTCCTCGCAGCTCCTTGTAGCTCCACACAGTCTGTAGCACGTGCGATGCAGCCTTGGCCTCCCGCACTGACTGGCTGCAGCAAGCAGCAGCCAGGGTTGGGGTCAGTGGTCTACCTCTTACAGTCTCCCTTCACCCCTCCCAAGCCCACCCTGCCCTCAGCAGGCCCTGCTTTCACCCACCTGGAGGCCACAAGTGCCACCAGTGCAGGCACACCACGGGCCTGCAGGAGGGAGCGAGCATTGTCCAGGCTATCGGACACAATCTCATGGATGGTGTTGAGCACAGCTACCACCGTATCCTCCTCCAGGTGGGCACTAGGGTGAATAGGTGCCTGTGCATTGCGAACATTCCGCACCAGCTCTGTCATGGCGTAGCTCCCTAAAGGTGGGGTCAGATGTTAGGACTCATCTCTGCCCTATCCCTGGGGGAAGGAGCAGTGTTCAGACAGAGACTATTACCCTGCCACAACCCTAGAGCTTTTAAAAGGTTGAGCCTCAAGAACTGGGAGAGGAAGACCTAAGCTCCCACAGTCCAACATAAGACCAGCCCAACCTCATGGGCCCATCCTCCAACAACCTGTCCCCAACACCTGTCCTGCTTCACAAGCTCTGGGTCAGACCCGTCAGCATCCTCACCGATGAGGTCTTTGTTACGCTGGTCGAGTGAAAGGTTGCGCAGTGCAATGGCGACAGCACGCACCACCTTGTCGGTCTCAGACTGTAGCAATTCCACCAGCACCGGCAGCCCACGTTCCTTGCGTACTGTGGCACGGATGTATGTGGCCCACTGTGAGGGTGGCACACGAGGTGAATACTCAGGGGAGTTACCTTGCACAATACCACACCAAGCACGCTGGCCAGGGCACAGTGCTCAGTGCCACCTGACCCTGAGGATGTGCTGTCCCCTCTCCTCCTACAGGCCCAGATGGAGGTAAGGGCTCAAGGCAGAACCAGTGGGGTGTCTGGAATCCCCCTGTCCAGGTCTTGCCCTCCCTGCCGACCTCACTCCTCACCGTCCAGTTGCCAGCACTTAGGTTTTGCAGGGCACCAGCTGCAGCTTCTAGGGTGTTGAAGTTCCGGCTCTCCGTAAGGAGTGAGAGGTAGAGACGTACCACCTCGGGCTGGTATAGCAGCTCAAAGCCTAGACACAAGGCAATGGCAGCCCGTCAAGGTGTAACTCCCCACTCCTGCAGCCCCTTCTTATTCATTGTTCCGAAGCTAGGGTGGGCTGCAGGGGCGGATACTGAACAGTCAAGTCAGATTTAGTATCAATTAGTGTCCCAGtcagccaggaggcagagcaggtagaCGAGGCCATTCCTTCCTTAACCCTGCTTGCAAAGAAATAGTGGAGCCTGCACATCCAGGAGGTATGGTAGAGGGAGATGGGCACTGAGCTACTTCTTTAGCAATAGAACTCACCTTCCCTGGGTATGACCAGGCCAGCACCCCTAAACACAAGGCTCTCTGACAATAGGGGCCTCTTTCACCAGTAAGTAACAGACTGTATAGCTGGGACCCCTGCATCCCAGGCAACCATTCCAGGCTCCCCAGAAACTGAGTCCCAGCCTGGCAGCAAGGTGTCCAGCAGAAGGCCTCAAGGATACGAGCTAAGGTGCCTTCAAGCCTGCCTGTGTGAGACCAGAGCATCTCCCTAGCCCAGGATATAACTCCCACACCCCACATCtcacctttccccttccccttgtGCCCATTCTCCCTCCACTCCAGCCTGCTGGGTCTCCTGCTCCCCAAGTTCTCCAGACACATTATCCTCTCAGGGCATCTACACAGGCTGGCTACTGGGCCTGAGCTCTTCCATCTCTCAGTTTGGGGCATCTGGGTTCTTCTGATATCCTGGGCCCCACCAAGGTAATCTTTTCTCTCACTAACTGTCAGTTCCCAGTGCAAAGCACAATGTCAGTGCACACTGAAGTGCAGCAGACATAACAAACAGCAGGGGTGATCCACCCCGGACTGCAGAAGCCCATCCTCAGACCCTGGCCCCTGGGTCATACCCTCTACAAGTAACATGGCTGAGTCACCGTCAGTGTCCCTCCAGTCCACCTCACTTGCTGAGACTGAAAGTTTACCTGAAACACTGTGCACACTGACTGAACCCTCGGGCGGTGTCAAGCCCCAACCATTCTTTAGAAAACTGAATTCTGATGGATGAGGTTGTTTGCGTATCTGACCCTCCAGCCCAGTCTTCTAGGCCTGCTCAATGGCACAAAGCCTTGACcccgcctccctccccccccccccccccccccccccccggccagcACAGGCCCCAGGCTCCCTAGCTCTGCCGCTTTACCCATTCACCTTTGGCAGCCTCAGTACGTTTGGGCAGGTCCAGTGTGTCAAAGTTCCggtccatctctccatccttcttccctgGAAGAGAAGGGTGGTAGGCACTGAGGGATACGTCCATGGGGGACAAGTATATAGGGACTGGGTACTAAGAATACCCTGGCAGAGATGTTCTGTCCTCAGAGTAAGGAAGCAGGCTGGCCCAGGACATGGGTGGCAGTGGAGCCTAGCACCAGCCTAACCTAGACCTCGCCTCTCATCAGGGTCAGTGACACAGCACGCTAAGCTACAGTGCAGCAGGACTGGGCCAAAAAGTTCCATCCAAGAGGAAAACTGCCCCCAGCTGGGGGCCAGATATGGGCCAACCTTTACTGTACTGAAGGATAACCGTATCTGGGCTGAGTCCCTATAGAAGCCAATTTGAACTCTCAGCCCCTTCAGCTGAAGGAGCTCTAGCAGGCAGCAATCCACTACAGATGACCTGGTGCCCCTGCCCTGCTTCTGTGCCACCTATCACCCACTTCATCAGAGGGGCAGATGGTCCCCTGTGCTGGCCACTCCCTGGACCCTGCCCACTGTTTGCTTGGTCCCAGTGCTGCCTTAGTAGTTTGTTCTGACTTTGTAAGCAGCAGCCCCTGGGCCTCCCACCAGTCCAGAGCCAGCATTCCAGCCTCTGTCATGTCTATGCTGTTGTCATGGAGATGGCTGCCCTTCCAggggactgggggtggggcagggcctGGAGGCTGGAAGGCATCCCAGCTGCCCTATAGTTGTCATGGAGATCACTGTCTGAGCTTAGGGAACATGAATGTCACTCTGTTGCCCACTGCCCTTGCCAGACCTGGACAGCAGAACAAGCAGGGACTCACCTTGGAACCACTCCTCTGGGCGGCCGGAGGAAGCACAGGAAAGAGGAGATGAGCCTCAGCAGAGTACCCTCCCATGACTCATACTCCCACCCATGCCAGGCCAAGCAAGCAGGCTGTGCAACCTCATTCCAGGAATTCTGGGGGCTCAGTATCCATAAGGCACAGGGAAGACCTAGGGTCAGGGGCAGGTGAAGGAAATGTGCCTGTCCCATTGCCACTGCTGGAGGATGCAGGTACCTGACACCTGTACCTTGCAGGTGCTGAGGGTGCCTGGCCAAGTGGAGGAAAGGACTACAGGCAGTTCTGTGAACAGCCATGTCGTGTCCTTTGTGGCCCTCAGAATCCTTCCCAAGAGTAGAAAGACAAAGGTGGATACTACACCATGGCCCACAGAAAAGGATTAAAGTTGGGCCTTGGGTCTGCACCTTTCCCAACTTGCTGCATGCCCATGGGGGCTGATTGGATGTCTTCTAGCCTCCAGGAACACCTGCCGTGGGCATGGAAAGCCCTGAGCCCTGGGACCAGTGGGAAAGAGATGTATCCCAGGCTCACCCACCCACCTTTGGCCTTTTTGCCACCAAAGCAGCTGGCGTCATCCTTCCTCCGACGCTGAGAGGCTGTAGCACTGCCCTGGATGCCAGGCTCGGCCTCCTGGTACCTGTCAGCTCCTGGAACCTCCTTGTGCACGTGGTAGGACAGGTTCCGCATGATGCACACGCAGTTCTCTACTGACTGTGGGAAGAAGTGGCCTGGTTGGGACACTGGACAAGGCGCTGTCAGCCTAAGCTGGGAGAACTGCCCGAGGGACCATGTCCCCTGCTCTGGGTAATTACTATCTGCTCCCGTTGGTGCCATTCTAGGGAGCTCCCACGCCCTTGGGTCCTGTTCCTGTGGCCCTTGGGCTCTGAGAACCTGAAAGGAAGGCTGTTTCCATCTGTCCCACCCACCTTATTGTCTGTGTCCTTCCTGCCCACAGCGGACTGCAGGGCATGCAGGAGTGCGTCCACCAGCCCTTCGCACTCGCGGAGTCGCCGGCGGGCCTCTGCACCATCCGAGCTCACATTCCTGGGTGGAAGAGAGCAGGACCACCAATGACCCCTATTCTTGCCCCCCCGGAACTCCCCAGCCCATTAGGCCTCCGTGGCTTTCATCTGCACAATGGGTCCTCTGGATCACAGTGAAAGAGAACAGGGTGGCCTGATTGCCCCGGGCAGTGGGGCCTTGTATCTGTCGGGGATAAAGTTGATTCCCTGGCTCCCAGTTGGCCTGGAATAGGATCGAGATGAGCCAGAATCCATGATATTCAGGCAAATCTGCCCCATTGCCTCAATACCAGGACCCTCCAGGGTCACGGTGGTATCAAACTGACAGACAAGCAGGACTTCAGAGACTTAGGAAGTGGGTGTGAGGACAAGGCCACTGGAAAACCCAGGGACTCAGGATGTGGTTCAAAGCTCCTAAGATTGGACAAGCTGAGCTGTGAGCATGGCAGCTCCTGACACCCTGCAGATCTGACCTatgccccacccctgcccacacCTCAGGCAGCCTGATGTGTTCTTGAAGACTGTTGTCCACTCGGCATCCCGGGGCTTCGAGTCTTCATTAGGCTCTCGCTCCCAGCCTGAGTGGGGCACGATGACCTCATGGGTCAGCGTCTGTAAGCCGTGGTCAATGATGACCATCTTCAGGGGCTCATAGGATGACAGGTTCCAGAGTGTGCCTGTAATGTGCCACTAGTCAATACTGTTGACCATGgccctcctgccttggcctccccagGGATGACACTTGTGATCTTTCCCTCTTTGTCCTCCAGCGGATACATGACGCTAGCATAGCTGCCATTGGGTTTTCGTTTTTTAGGTTGTGCCAGGGATGGCACCTAGGGCCTGTGCATGTCAGGCAAGCACTGCCACTGAGTGACACCCAGCTCAAGTAAGAGTTAGAAGCAGTAAAAGTTGTAAGAGGTTCAAGGGCCCCACAGAGCCTGGGCAAGTTGTACTGGCAGCACCTAATGGTAGCTTTCAGCTAACAGGGAAGGGACAAATTATAAGAGAGGCATAGGCAGTGACAGTTTATCCCATCCAGTTCCTGCCACATGAGCGGGTGGACTGGCAAATGCTCCTGACACCAAAGGGTTGTAATTTGGCCCTgtaaccccacacacacacagctcttcaTGGCACAAGCTCTACTCTTGTACTTACACAGGTAAGGAAGCAGGGAGGTAGGGTCTGGTCCCAGCAACCCCGTGGCTGAGAGAGTTGGGGACCCGTCCCAGCACCTAGGTCTGCTATACTCCTGTTTCCCCACTTACGGGCTAAGCCATGCTCTTGTCGGCCATGGCCAAGGCCCACTCACCAGTGACCAGCTCACGGACCTCATTGTCACGGGCAGCCCGCAACAGGCGCACCAGGGCTGGCACACCCCCGCAGTCCCGGATGGCAGCCTTGTTGTCAGCATCACGACCATAGGAGAGGTTGCGCAGCGCCCCACAGGCCCGGCGCCGCACCTCAGCCCGAGGGTGATCTAATAATGCCACCAGCAGAGGCAGCCCACGCAGCTGCCGCACTCGCCGCTTGACGCCCTCGTTCTCAAAACAGAGGTGCTGCAGATAGGCTGCGGCGTTGGCTTTCACAGGGTCCATAGGGTGCCGCAGCATGGCCAGCACCTCTGGCAGCTCGGGGTCCCGCCAGCGTGGCTCCTTGCGGGCACTATCCACTGAAGGCGAGCGCCGCACCACTCGGTCCAAGCTGCCCAGGCTGCCCCTCTCAGGCTGGGCCAGAGGGGCCGTTGCTGCTGGGAATGGAGGCCGCTCGTCTATCAGCTCACCAGCATCGTCTGCTGTGTCCTCAAAGGCCCTGTGTGGGTGAGCAGGTCCTGTCAACACCTTCACAGTAGTCAGTAGCCCTACCCCCCTACCCTGTTTAGGGGTCCGGGAATTCTCTGCTAAGAGGAACTGACAGCATTTTGTATCTCAGCCCCAAACACAGTGTGGACACCAAAAGTTCTACCCCAGCCCAGTCAGTGCAAGGTCAGGGTTACAGACAAATGCAGCCATTAATGGGCTTACATCCCTCGGGAATGTCCACTCATTAACAGTGTTACTTAACCATGGCTTAATGTGGCTTGATGTGGCATCTGTCAGTGACAGGCCAGGAACCTCACCTCCTTTCTGTAACATCAGCTCACTATACCAGCATGTAAAGGGTAGAATATCCTCCCTGAGAATGGCCACTCCAGTCAGACCATCTGATGAGGCATGTCTTTGGCTCTATGAACTCTCAAACTCGCTTCTCAAGGAAGGGTCTGAGGCTAGGAAGGTCAAATAATTTGCCCAGAGTCACAAAGGAAACTCCAGACACAGGTTGTGGTCATGTTTCCATGTTACAGATATAAATAGGAAGGGCATAAAGAGCGGGATCAAGGGCCATGACAAGAAGGACCAAGCCTCTGGGTCTCAGCTAGGGTGCATGGTGGAGACTTCGGCATAGAAACATCGGAGGCCTTAAGCAGAGTCAGACCATAAGCATCTGAAGCCTGGGTCTTCATGGCCAGCTGGCTATTAGGACAGCGACACCAGCTTACTGTTTACCATCCCAGGCCTGTTCCTGAGAAGAGATGAAGCCAGTTCTAACTGAGATGTAGCCTGCTGACCTGTGGGATACTCTGTAGCTGGAAAGTGGAAGACAGAATCCCCAGAAGAGGCAGTCACAAGCAACAGGTGCTCACCTGGCACGAACGCCCCGCCCATACTCAGGTCTCCTCCGTGCTGCTGTGCCATAGTCAGGCTCCAGGTCAGGGCCACCTTCATCATCGGCAGCCAGGCTCCGCGTATCATCCTCAAGTCCATATGGCTCAGCTTGGAAGTGCTCGGGCAGGGAGCGGCCACTTGGTGGTCCAGGCTCAGAGCCCATGGGGAAGGCTTCACGGCGGCCAGGCAGTGTAAAGCAACCATCACCAGGCCCCGGGCCCAAGAGACCAGTACGCGGGGGCCGTACCCCAAGCCCTCGGGACAGGCTGCCATAGCCTGGGATATCACGGGGCTCGGGGCCATCAGAAAAGCCACCTCCACTGCTGAGGTAGGCTCGGGAGAGTGTGGCTGCTGGACCACCACCACGCAGAAGGAAATGACGGTCCAGGGGCCCATCAGTAAAAGAGCCAAGTGAGGGGCCACCGTCCAGCAAGGGGAGTCCATCTGGGCCCAAAGGTACCTGGCGTACTGTCCTTGTAGTCACAGTCTTGACCGTCTTGGTGACCTGATGGATAAGAAAGTAGCATATGGGCTTGGTGGACAGTGCCAGGGTTCTTCATCCAAACAGCAAGTGGTCCTTAAGGGGCCAGCTCACATGCCTGTTCCACAGAGGGATGGCTGTGGTTGTCCAAGCTTCCCTCTTCTTGCCTGGGCCCAGCCATACCTTAGTCTCAGTGCGCCGGGTTGTACCATCTTCTGATGTGACGATGGACACGTGGGAGGTGGGCGTGCCAGGGTCTTCCTCTACTGTCACTGTCTCCTCCAGCACCTCAGGTGCCTCTGGCATCGTGGCCAGCGATGCCTGGCTACCCGGGCTCTGCTCCTAGGAGAATGGTATCAGAAGTCAAAGCTCCATGCCCCACAGACTCTGCCTTGGATTTCTGCTGAGCATGCACCAGGGGTCATTAGTTCTTCAACCTTGGGAGGAAGTGCAAGGGGAGTCCATCTGAACCCAAAGACACCTGGCATACTGTCCTTGTGGTCACAATCTTGACTTTCTTGGTGACCTGATGGACAAGAAAGCAGTGTATGGACCCGGTGGCTCTAGAGCCTTTGTCAGGGCTCTAGTGCCCTGACAAAGCCAGGGTGGCTCAATTCTCGTAGGTGCAAGGTGGCCTCCCCTGAGCTGCATGGCTCTACCTCAGGCTTCTCTAGGCCTAAAGAGGAACGAAGAAGGTCCTGCAAGATATTCTGACATCACCGTCCTCCTCAGGCCAATTTTCCTCCCCATCCTACTCCATAAACTCTGATGGCCAAGGCTTAGAGTCACAGATTCAGCACAGCTCACACAACCATGTGCCAAGATCAGCCAAGAATATTCACAGTTCCGAGATACCCACCTTCTAGAGTACACCAGGTGCCCACAGTGCTACAATACCCTTGCTCCTTCAGCCCACATGCTCTTGGGACATGGAGACCAGGTATTGTATCATACATTAGACATATGGATTCCTGCCTGCAGCCACCTTGCCACCGCCCTGCACAGAGGAATGATGTGGGAATTCTGGGGAAGATAGTTAAGGACTGGGGCTCACTTGTATTAGTCAGATTAGCCAGTGTGGTAACCAACTCCAAAAAAGACTGGTCAGTTCCTGCTGGGCAGAGTGGCAAGTGGATCTGAGAGTCACGGTCTGCCTTGGGCCCAGGGCCTCACCCTGTCCACATCTTGGGGTTGGCATCTGGCCTGGACAGGGGTTGGAACTCAAGCTACTGTGGGCGGGTCAGAGGGGACACATTCCTTTATAGCCATGGCTAGGTCAGGAGAAGACTGTGCCTCGCCCACCCAAGGCCCAGGGAGGGTTAGTAGTTCAGACTGCATCTCCCCCACCTCCGGAGCCACAGTGCCCTTCCCTGGCCTGGGAGCTGTGCTAAGCAGGGGCCAGGCTGTGCCCCCATAACAGGTCTTCCTGCAGAGATCACGAGGACAGGAAACCTTCTCAGGCCAGCTCCTGGCCTGACACAGACAAGTGTAAGAGCACAAGTGTATCACTAGCATGACAGGACATCTCCTGGGCTCTGGCAACACAGGACACTGGAGGCACAGAGCACAGCTCTCCCTCCCTCAGGAGCAGGACCTTGGAGATTTAAGAGGAGAGGTTTGCACTTCAGAGGTATTAGCAGAGGGATCTTAGAAATCCATTTAACAAGAATCCTTTGAGCTTTGCCTCACCTCTTTGGGACGGTGCCTTACCAGTTACTTTCCTAGCCTAGGGATGAGATGGAATGTCTGCTGGGACCTGGCCAGGAAGAGGAGACCCTGTTCcctgggaaagagaaatagat from the Arvicola amphibius chromosome 10, mArvAmp1.2, whole genome shotgun sequence genome contains:
- the Arvcf gene encoding armadillo repeat protein deleted in velo-cardio-facial syndrome isoform X2 encodes the protein MEDCNVHSAASILASVKEQEARFERLTRALEQERRHVALQLERAQQPGMSSGGMVGSGQPLPMAWQQLVLQEQSPGSQASLATMPEAPEVLEETVTVEEDPGTPTSHVSIVTSEDGTTRRTETKVTKTVKTVTTRTVRQVPLGPDGLPLLDGGPSLGSFTDGPLDRHFLLRGGGPAATLSRAYLSSGGGFSDGPEPRDIPGYGSLSRGLGVRPPRTGLLGPGPGDGCFTLPGRREAFPMGSEPGPPSGRSLPEHFQAEPYGLEDDTRSLAADDEGGPDLEPDYGTAARRRPEYGRGVRARAFEDTADDAGELIDERPPFPAATAPLAQPERGSLGSLDRVVRRSPSVDSARKEPRWRDPELPEVLAMLRHPMDPVKANAAAYLQHLCFENEGVKRRVRQLRGLPLLVALLDHPRAEVRRRACGALRNLSYGRDADNKAAIRDCGGVPALVRLLRAARDNEVRELVTGTLWNLSSYEPLKMVIIDHGLQTLTHEVIVPHSGWEREPNEDSKPRDAEWTTVFKNTSGCLRNVSSDGAEARRRLRECEGLVDALLHALQSAVGRKDTDNKSVENCVCIMRNLSYHVHKEVPGADRYQEAEPGIQGSATASQRRRKDDASCFGGKKAKGKKDGEMDRNFDTLDLPKRTEAAKGFELLYQPEVVRLYLSLLTESRNFNTLEAAAGALQNLSAGNWTWATYIRATVRKERGLPVLVELLQSETDKVVRAVAIALRNLSLDQRNKDLIGSYAMTELVRNVRNAQAPIHPSAHLEEDTVVAVLNTIHEIVSDSLDNARSLLQARGVPALVALVASSQSVREAKAASHVLQTVWSYKELRGALQRDGWNKTRFQSASTARGHKGTPSPGGFDDSTLPLVDKNPDGEKSAPRDVILMDTLGPDGYATVDRRERRTLGSDSTGETSEKELLKDIFPLLCTPPELPVAGATLAVASASA
- the Arvcf gene encoding armadillo repeat protein deleted in velo-cardio-facial syndrome isoform X3, with amino-acid sequence MEDCNVHSAASILASVKEQEARFERLTRALEQERRHVALQLERAQQPGMSSGGMVGSGQPLPMAWQQLVLQEQSPGSQASLATMPEAPEVLEETVTVEEDPGTPTSHVSIVTSEDGTTRRTETKVTKTVKTVTTRTVRQVPLGPDGLPLLDGGPSLGSFTDGPLDRHFLLRGGGPAATLSRAYLSSGGGFSDGPEPRDIPGYGSLSRGLGVRPPRTGLLGPGPGDGCFTLPGRREAFPMGSEPGPPSGRSLPEHFQAEPYGLEDDTRSLAADDEGGPDLEPDYGTAARRRPEYGRGVRARAFEDTADDAGELIDERPPFPAATAPLAQPERGSLGSLDRVVRRSPSVDSARKEPRWRDPELPEVLAMLRHPMDPVKANAAAYLQHLCFENEGVKRRVRQLRGLPLLVALLDHPRAEVRRRACGALRNLSYGRDADNKAAIRDCGGVPALVRLLRAARDNEVRELVTGTLWNLSSYEPLKMVIIDHGLQTLTHEVIVPHSGWEREPNEDSKPRDAEWTTVFKNTSGCLRNVSSDGAEARRRLRECEGLVDALLHALQSAVGRKDTDNKSVENCVCIMRNLSYHVHKEVPGADRYQEAEPGIQGSATASQRRRKDDASCFGGKKAKGKKDGEMDRNFDTLDLPKRTEAAKGFELLYQPEVVRLYLSLLTESRNFNTLEAAAGALQNLSAGNWTWATYIRATVRKERGLPVLVELLQSETDKVVRAVAIALRNLSLDQRNKDLIGSYAMTELVRNVRNAQAPIHPSAHLEEDTVVAVLNTIHEIVSDSLDNARSLLQARGVPALVALVASSQSVREAKAASHVLQTVWSYKELRGALQRDGWNKTRFQSASTARGHKGTPSPGGFDDSTLPLVDKNPDGEKSAPRDVILMDTLGPDGYATVDRRERRTLGSDSTGETSEKELLKGPGPAVCS
- the Arvcf gene encoding armadillo repeat protein deleted in velo-cardio-facial syndrome isoform X1 gives rise to the protein MEDCNVHSAASILASVKEQEARFERLTRALEQERRHVALQLERAQQPGMSSGGMVGSGQPLPMAWQQLVLQEQSPGSQASLATMPEAPEVLEETVTVEEDPGTPTSHVSIVTSEDGTTRRTETKVTKTVKTVTTRTVRQVPLGPDGLPLLDGGPSLGSFTDGPLDRHFLLRGGGPAATLSRAYLSSGGGFSDGPEPRDIPGYGSLSRGLGVRPPRTGLLGPGPGDGCFTLPGRREAFPMGSEPGPPSGRSLPEHFQAEPYGLEDDTRSLAADDEGGPDLEPDYGTAARRRPEYGRGVRARAFEDTADDAGELIDERPPFPAATAPLAQPERGSLGSLDRVVRRSPSVDSARKEPRWRDPELPEVLAMLRHPMDPVKANAAAYLQHLCFENEGVKRRVRQLRGLPLLVALLDHPRAEVRRRACGALRNLSYGRDADNKAAIRDCGGVPALVRLLRAARDNEVRELVTGTLWNLSSYEPLKMVIIDHGLQTLTHEVIVPHSGWEREPNEDSKPRDAEWTTVFKNTSGCLRNVSSDGAEARRRLRECEGLVDALLHALQSAVGRKDTDNKSVENCVCIMRNLSYHVHKEVPGADRYQEAEPGIQGSATASQRRRKDDASCFGGKKAKGKKDGEMDRNFDTLDLPKRTEAAKGFELLYQPEVVRLYLSLLTESRNFNTLEAAAGALQNLSAGNWTWATYIRATVRKERGLPVLVELLQSETDKVVRAVAIALRNLSLDQRNKDLIGSYAMTELVRNVRNAQAPIHPSAHLEEDTVVAVLNTIHEIVSDSLDNARSLLQARGVPALVALVASSQSVREAKAASHVLQTVWSYKELRGALQRDGWNKTRFQSASTARGHKGTPSPGGFDDSTLPLVDKNPDGEKSAPRDVILMDTLGPDGYATVDRRERRTLGSDSTGETSEKELLKPDPGRKAPPPGPSRPSVRLVDAVGDAKPQPVDSWV